The sequence below is a genomic window from Deltaproteobacteria bacterium GWC2_55_46.
ATCCTGAATATCTCCAGGGCAGGGATATTCATACTGACCGAAAACCCGCTTGAGAAGGGTACGAAGGTCAAGCTCAGGTTCTCCATACCCCCGGAGGAGAAGGCCTTAAGCGAGTTCTCCATACCCCCGGAGGAGAAGGCCTTAAGCGAGTTCGATGGTGTCGTGGTCGGGGCCAATAGAGACCCCGGGTATCCGAAGGGTATGCACATCAAGATAATCGATAGCGGCCCGGATGAGCTCAAAAGTCTGGAGGCATATCTGGAAGGCAGGAAGCATCTGCTCGATACCGAGGCGTGAGCAGGCATGAAATAAGTCCATCTGCTCCGTTGTCTTCGTCGCCGGCTACTGCGGCGTACGTAAAAAGTACGCCTCAGTCATCAAACGGCGAGAATCGCCTGGTGTATGGATCTTTTTGAGCAGCCTGAACGAAATCTTTGTTTTTCAACAACCTGCTCTAAGGCAAAACCTAACATATCCTCGGCAACTGCTCCCCTGAGAGCATGTCGAGTATCCGCCTGTTTCCGATCGAGGTCTCAAGGAGCACCTTGCCCCTGGGCCCCTCCTCGACGGCCCCGATGATGGCCGCGTCCTTGCCAAGCGGGTGGGAACGCATCGCCGCAAGCACCTTTAGGGCAGAATCGCCTGAGGTCACGGCCACGAGCTTGCCTTCGTTGGCGAGATAGAGCGGGTCGAAGCCCAGTATCTCGCACGCGCCCTTTACCGCCTCTTTAACCGGTATATCTTCTTCCCTTATCGCTATGGCAGAGCCTGCTGAAGCCGCGAACTCATTGAGCACCGTTGCGAGCCCGCCCCTTGTCGGGTCCCTCATCGCCTTTATGCCGGAAGGGACAGCGGCGAGCATGGCCCTTGTAAGGGTGTGGAGCGCGGCGCAGTCGCTTTCAACAGGCGATTCCATCTGAATGCCTTCTCTGTGGGTAAGGATCGCTATGCCGTGGTCGCCCATCGTCCCTGAGACGATTACAGCGTCACCGGGGCGTATGTTGGCTGGCGTAAGCGTTTCCGTGCCGTTCAGTACGCCGATCCCGGCGGTATTTAT
It includes:
- a CDS encoding hydrogenase expression/formation protein HypE produces the protein MTRKDKIILLAHGSGGSYSRRLVEEVFAKAFSNEFLAPLNDQAVFTLPADRLAFTTDSYVVKPIFFPGGDIGKLSVCGTINDLAVGGAEPVYLSASFIIEEGLGMDELERVVHSMAKTAEAAGVKIVTGDTKVVERGKGDKLFINTAGIGVLNGTETLTPANIRPGDAVIVSGTMGDHGIAILTHREGIQMESPVESDCAALHTLTRAMLAAVPSGIKAMRDPTRGGLATVLNEFAASAGSAIAIREEDIPVKEAVKGACEILGFDPLYLANEGKLVAVTSGDSALKVLAAMRSHPLGKDAAIIGAVEEGPRGKVLLETSIGNRRILDMLSGEQLPRIC